The segment GATTAAAAGTTGTCTGAAACAGGCTTTTCTGAAGtgcaaatatataataataatcagtccAGCTGCTTTATTACTTATAACTGcacagcatcacaaaaaaacgTAATTGTTAATTACCTTTcatggaaaatattaaaaagttgtaataaagtggccgaaggtgCAGGCGGTCGTAAACCAGAGCCAAAATGAAAGGGATTCAACGTGAAAAGAAGAATGCAGAAAATTTGGGTCCAAAACGACAGTTTAAACGTGTCATGGGTGGCGAGATCCAACTGTTTGTGCATTTCGGTCAAAGCagggtttttttaattaaatgcttcCAATGTTAAAATGCATTCCTATGGGGAAGCAATAGCACACCTCCCACAATAAAGTACAAATCTTTGATATATAGCTTGCCGCATAAATTGCTGAAAAAGGgactataaaaataaaaaattcccgCCTCATTTTTTGCTCTTTCAACACTGTGCATGATCTGCAAGTCAGAACGTCGGCCTTGGCTCACGACTTGATATAGAAGTCAGGTGTATGCGCTCCTCTGTGTCGGCGCAAATCCCCAGAAAACTCCCATTTTTGGTCACCGGTGTTTGGGCGACCCGTAGacgttgtttctgtgcattgcaAGGGCTTAGCACGGAGGTCTTGAATGTAAGACATGGGTTTTTGCCGTTTTCCTGCTTTTCCTGACCCCCCCGATACGTCGAATCGTgagtctcggcgaggccttcggccggTTAGCCACAGGGGGCAAAAACCTGTTAAAAACCAAGAATAAACGGTCtgtcacactgaaaaaaaaaacatactggcCCAAATAAGAAGGAGAAATGAACGAATAAAAAGATAATTAGATGAGAGTTTACAAGGATTGGTAAAAATGTGGTTAAATTGACcaattttaaacagttttgGAAGAGCACGTTTATTAAAACAAGACTGTACATGACAGAACAAGGAGGTATATTCATGCGTGCATCACGGTGCttagaaaaggaaaaagaataTCAATAAATAGTGCGTAACGTGGAACAACATACTACGGCAGCAAAAGGGACCCCGGTGTTCTAGTGATTGGCCTGGAACTGGCCGCCGCCAGAGCCGGAACCATCCGACATGCAGCAGGACGTGCACTGTTCGATCAGCGGCACCAGCTTCCCCTGCTGATGGAGCTCCTTGGTGTCCGAGCCACCGCCAATGCAGCGGCCGTTGATGAAGACTCTCGGTACCTACGGGGAAAAATagggtaagaaaagcttttattGCAGATTTTCCTTCTTTTCATGAGACAATGACATGGACAACTCTGAGCTGCAGTACATTGTTCTCCATGTGTAGATTTTTAACTTGTATAAACGGTCCTTGTATAAATGGCAGCGTTTAAAACGATCTGCAGccattttaaatacatacaCTTTTCAACCTCATCAAAGTGAAACGTTCCCCCTAACAAAACCAACGGTGCACTtcatcattaaacaaaaatgactAGACGTTGATGCAGTCACATCATCTAGGATGGCAGTAAATTTCCCACTAATacatgagcaggacacttaacagtctccaggggggtggTCCTgatcactactgactgtaaggcactctggaaaTGGCGTAAATAAGATACGATAAGAAAGACCTTTATTAGGTCCCacaagtgggtggtagtagcttaatGGGTAagacagaagacccaggttcaaatcccacttactaccattgtgtccctgagcaagacacttaaccctatgttgctctagggggactgctctaaatgtaaatgtgtgaccTAAGGTGTCAAAACAataagtgggaaattgcacaaatgtaaaaaaaaacaaaaaaaaaaacgccctcACCGTTCGTGCGCCGGTAATCTGCGCCAAAGCTTCCTGAAGTCTCCGCCCATCGCTGTGCTGATCCAGTTCGATCACTTTGTACGTCGCGCCTATTTCGTTGAACAGACTCTTTGCCATCTTGCAGTACGGACACGTTGTCTTAGAGAAGATGACGACACAGTTGTGGGACACGATATCCTGGAAGAACACGGTGGTCCAGACATAACCTCAGATAACCGCGATTATGCACCTCATAACCGGGGAGGGAACGGGCCCggttttcaatattttatcGGTCGGTAAAAGCTGCTCACCTGGACGAACTGCGTACATGCTGTGGTGCTTGACAGACCCCCGGATGATGATGTTAAATTGCCcatcctgcaaaacacacaccagcacagttGGGGTCACACTGTGGCACGATTCCCACGGCAGAAAATCAGCGAGACCACACGTTCCTGAACCGGGTAACGACCTAGCGAGCGTAACTTTGCGGTACGTGAACAGCTTCGCTGGAACGAACAGAATCAGCAACAGAATCGGGGCCAGTTTTGGGTCCATCGCTTCGCCAAAAGCCGGCGAAAAAGAAGCACGGCGGCGACAGAGGCACTTAAATCTTTAATCCCGTTGAGTCGACTTGTGCTCAGAGTCACCGTTTTCATCTTGGCCGAGGATTACGATCCGCAAGGCGTCCAATCCTGGGTAAGAATCTAGGTCACTTGCACCCACAGGGACGGGGACTCTCCGGCCTCCGTCGGGTTCCGCACCCTCCTGTGAGAAGTCTGGTTCGGGTCTAGTTTAAAGGACTCAGAAGAGGTTGAGATTACTACTTTCAGGCACTTTTATGTCTGAAATTTTGACTGTAGCTGAATTAAATGCCAATCTGTGGCATTTGGTTGGTATCCGGATAATAAAATAGGATTTTAAAGACAGCGCCACTGTCAGAACATCCCAGCGACAACTGaacattctacatttacagcatttgacaaACTTATACAAGttgtgttttaaaagaaaatttaaaaggtgcagtgttgccagattttcAATTCGATCCACTGAAAAAGCCGAGGCAAGAGTATCTGGCAACCTGCAACCTCACGCAAATAAAGTACAGTAAGTACTCAGATTAAGTACCTATCACACTGTTTTACATATCAGCACGGTCTTTCCGAGGTTGATACGTTCACATAATTCAAATGGTGCTTTCGTTTTTCTACATGCGTCTACAATTGGATTCAATGGCTGCTGGTAATTTACTAAATGCAACAAGGACTTTGTACTTTTACACGTGTTTTCAACACCAGCACTGCTTGTGACCTGGTATTATTTCGGCGACGTAACTGCACTTGTGTTTTGCTGCAGGTACCCAAGTGAAGCCCCGCTGGTTTAAAACGCAGCGGATTAGAACCGCGCGGCACCGATTCGTCCcgccgaggaggaggaagaagaagaagaagaagaagaagaagggaccTTTGCTGACGGAAGACCCCTCGGGTCAACCTGGCGAGAAGTGACGGAGCGGACGGCGACATGCGTCGGATATAAAGCGGCGTGAAGTGCGCCTGCTTGGGAGACTCTACCTGCCCTGACGGGGTGTTCTTCCTCCGGCGGTAGAAACCGCGGCGCTCGGCCGGATGTCGCCACCTGTCGGCGTGGGACTGCAACGCCAGCGAaatgctttatttacatttcggaatttatatttcatgtatttgaagcagaagcagataaatcctggttcctggcaactgctagaCGAGGACTTAGTacgaaacgaaccagagggtcaccacagccaccaccaccgtaacaactacagcttcagggatcttcaaatggaccagtaacaccataatttacacgtaatgtagaccatgacactggacttccCCACCTCTACACCTGTAGGACTTTTTTcatggacaaatcatcaccaaccctgcacggacaccatttgcaggctcactctattctcctagagtttttccttgtgtgcagaagggtcaggtgtgggtgggtgtcgtagggcctgtcaaagcccactgattatgggctttatagaaaataaatgttgtggttGTATTTCTGTTAATTGGGGAACTGATGTGAAAGGCTATTTGGCCAGTTGCACACTTGATCGTGGTGACAGGGTGAATGGTAGGGCACGCGGTGAAGAGGCATGAACAAGCATTTTACACAACACGTgtgcatgtaaataaaacagcgttttgtcttttatttgatTAGTTAATGACGCAGTAGTTGCTGTTAATGATACAGTGAACCAGATGTTATCTCCTAACGAAAGGACATAATGAAATatgtctctgtatttaaccatcacccttggtgagcagcgggtaccatgacaggcacccggggagcagtgtgtggggacagtaccttcatcaaggggacctcggtggcaccatgACGGATCGGgactcaaaccagcaaccttctgattacggggccgcttccttaaccgctagaccaccactgccccacttcaCAGTTAATGCACAGTTGAACTGTGCCCTCAAACGGCTCCGCGGCGAGGTAGAATCTGTAAATAATTTAGCGGTtcgattttttttaagtttaatgTCCTGGACTCATCTTTATTAATAACCCCCCTCTGCCCCTTCCTGCGTATATCTGCACCATCAGTACACGCTTCTGTCTCCGCTGTGTCCAATTCAACATGTGACTCTGACATGGGACATCATATATCAGTGTCACTGGTGGGTAGGAGGTGGGTCACCCACCACCCGAACATCTCCAGCCAGCAGACCACCTGGAAGCTCCGTGGATGCTGGAAGCTGTGCCACGCTCATCACTGGTTGGTGATCCACTGCTATGgattttaaaatctatttagaGAATTCATCACGATGTGGACGGTTTTCAGTCTTGCAGaaaaggtggtggtagcctagtgggtcacacactcgcctatgacccagaagacccaggttcaagccccacttactaccatcgtgtccctgtaagtactgattgtaattcgctctggataagggcgcctggtaaatgctgtaaatgttaaatgagaTAAATCTCTAAAAGCACAAACGTATAACTCTGTACAAccctgtaagatgggacgtcgcggagccgtgacatttctgtgcctttgctgtgcatgtctttgtcgaacggcattgcaacagttgccggccctcccccgagccaaacgtgtgaggtgccggccgtcgggaccgtccactctctttgtcttccccagacgggaggcaccgggggtgtgacatcagaaacaacaggttctgattggtctgtgacagcttcctgtaggccaggtgtacaaagatctgttcacatgtggggatggggctttttgtttctttcctcagctgtttttccatcggaagccttccggcttccgagtcTTGTCACTCCTCCCaattttctcctgga is part of the Denticeps clupeoides chromosome 19, fDenClu1.1, whole genome shotgun sequence genome and harbors:
- the glrx2 gene encoding glutaredoxin 2 isoform X1, giving the protein MDPKLAPILLLILFVPAKLFTYRKVTLARMGNLTSSSGGLSSTTACTQFVQDIVSHNCVVIFSKTTCPYCKMAKSLFNEIGATYKVIELDQHSDGRRLQEALAQITGARTVPRVFINGRCIGGGSDTKELHQQGKLVPLIEQCTSCCMSDGSGSGGGQFQANH
- the glrx2 gene encoding glutaredoxin 2 isoform X2, yielding MSPSAPSLLARLTRGVFRQQRMGNLTSSSGGLSSTTACTQFVQDIVSHNCVVIFSKTTCPYCKMAKSLFNEIGATYKVIELDQHSDGRRLQEALAQITGARTVPRVFINGRCIGGGSDTKELHQQGKLVPLIEQCTSCCMSDGSGSGGGQFQANH
- the glrx2 gene encoding glutaredoxin 2 isoform X3 yields the protein MGNLTSSSGGLSSTTACTQFVQDIVSHNCVVIFSKTTCPYCKMAKSLFNEIGATYKVIELDQHSDGRRLQEALAQITGARTVPRVFINGRCIGGGSDTKELHQQGKLVPLIEQCTSCCMSDGSGSGGGQFQANH